TATTGTTGTACGTGCTAAAGCTAGCATTGAAGTTGAAGATAATCATGAAGTTATTATAATTCACGAAATACCATACCAAGTTAATAAAGCTGAGCTCATAAAAAAAATTGCCGAATTAGTTATAGATAAAAAGATTGAAGGTATTTCGAACATCGCTGATGAATCCGATCGAAATGGAATGCGTATTGTTATTGATGTTAAACGCGATGCAAATGCCAACGTTGTACTTAATAGTCTTTATAAATATACCGCTTTACAAAGCTCTTTCAATGTAAATAATATTTGCTTAGTTAACGGACGTCCTCGACTACTAAATATTTTAGAATTAATAAAATATTTTGTTGATCATCGCCATCAAATTGTTATCAGAAGAACCCAATTTGAATTAAGACAAGCCGAACAAAGAGCTCATATTTTAGAAGGCTTACTTATTGCCCTCGACCATATCGATGAAGTAATTACTTTAATTCGTTCATCCAAAACTGTTGATATTGCAAAAGAAGGATTAATGGAAAACTTTGGTTTGTCGGAAGAACAAGCTAAAGCTATTCTTGCAATGCGATTACAAACATTAACAGGTTTAGAACGTGAAAAACTACAAAATGAATACAACGAACTGATTGAACTTATCAAACGCTTAAAAGAAATTCTTTCCGACGAAAACCTAAGAATGCAAATAATAAAAGATGAACTAATATCTTTAAAAGAAAAATATGGTGACGAGCGTCGCACAACCATCGAATACAATGCCGACGAATTCGATCCCGAAGACTTTTACGCTAATGACGAAATGGTTATAACTATTTCGCATTTAGGATATATTAAACGCACTTTGCTCAGTGAATATAAAGTTCAAAATAGGGGAGGCGTCGGTTCAAAAGCAACCGATATACGCGATGAAGATTACATCGAACATGTTTATGTAGCTCGCATGCACAATACATTATTATTATTTACCGAACGTGGTAGGTGTTACTGGCTTAAAGTATACGAAATACCAGAAGGAAGTAAATCTTCAAGAGGACGTGCTATTCAAAACATACTCAATATTGAACAAGGTGATAAAATAAAAGCCTATGTTCATGTCGAACACATCGATAACGAAGAATATTTAAAAAGTCATTATATTGTACTATGTACTAAAAAAGGAATCATTAAAAAAACGACCCTCGAAGCATACTCTCGTCCGCGTTCTAGTGGAATTATTGCCATCAATATTCACGAAGGAGACGAATTATTAGAAGCTAAACTTACTAATGGCAACCATCACATTTTACTTGCTAATAGAGGTGGACGTGCAGTTCGTTTCCATGAGAGTAAAGTACGTCCAATGGGACGCAATGCTGCCGGTGTAAAAGGAATTACTTTAGTTGATCCTGTTCATGGAGGTGTAGTTGGTATGGTATGCGTAGAAAACGATGGCGAAGATATACTAGTTGTATCTGAAAATGGGTATGGAAAACGCTCCAAAATTACCGAATATCCTATTACCAATAGAGGTGGTAAGGGTGTTAAGACAATGAACATTACCGAAAAAACAGGTAAACTATTTTCAGTAAAAGGCGTTATAGATACCGACCATCTCATGATAATTACCAAAAACGGTACTGCTATTCGTTTAGCAGTAAAAAATCTTCGCTTATTGGGACGTACAACCCAAGGCGTACGTTTAATCAACCTCCGCGAAGGAGACGAAATAGCATCGATTACTTATATCGAAAATAATGGCGAAGAAGAAACAATGGATAATACTGAAAATGGCAAGGTAATTGATGATTATACCGAATTAGAAACCATCATCGATGATGAAGAAGATTTAAATGAAGTTAATGATGATAATGAACAAGATAATGAAGAAAATAACGAAAATTAAATAAATTAATACTTATGAAAAAATTAATTGTTTTAGTATCAGTTTTAACGCTTAGTGCTGGATACATAATAGCACAATCGTGTAGTTCTTGCCGTGTAAGCTCATACAATTATTATAAATACGGCGAACTAGATAAAGCTAAAGAAATGAGCGATTTTTGCATTACTTGCGATAAAAACTCTAAAGACCCACGAGTATGGTATTATAGAGGACTTATTTATGAAGGAATTCATTTAAAAAAAGAATTTAACAACCTAGACAAAGAAGCAGTTGACAAATCGTTTGAAGCATATAAAAAAGCCTTATTATTTAACTTTTTAGATCCTTCATTGCAAACATTAGATATTGAAAATAAACAAGAAGACTTATTGAATTTCTTCAAAGCTTTAATGGATCAAAAAACCAAATATACCGACCAAGAAATTACAATGGATATAATTATGAATCAATATCCAACCTTGGCAAATATATTTGTAAACAAAGGAATTGATGCATATCAAAATACTAAAGATTATGAAAAAGCATTGAAATATTTCAAAAACTCTTTATTTGTATCAGGTATGTCGGGAAAAATAGATACACCTGTTATTTATTATGCTGGCTTAGCAGCTCATAAAGCTAAAAAATTCGACGAAGCTAAAGAAATGTTTGAAACTTGCATCAAACTAAGCTATGGAGCTGATAAAAAAGAAAAAGCAAATAACTATTACTACTTAGCCGATGTTTATCGTTTAAAAGGAGATACTGCTAAATTTATTGAAACCTTGAAAAAAGGTATTGAAAAATACCCTAACGACAATACCGTTTTAGTAGTTGAACTTATTAATCATTATTTATCAACAAAACAAGTTACAGAAGCCAAAAATTATTTGGAAATTGCTATCAAAAACGACCCCAATAACCCAACTTACCACTTTGCCTTAGGAACTATTTACGATTCTAACGATAAAAATTACGACAAAGCCATTGAATGCTATACAAAAGCTATACAAATAAAACCCGATAACTTCGATTATCAATATAATTTGGGCGCACTGTATTTTAACCAAGCAGCAGATTTTTATAATCAAGCTAATAATGAACCCGATAATAAAAAATATCAAGCATTAAAGGCTAAAGGTGATGAAAAAATGAAACTTGCATTGCCTTATTTGGAAAAAGCACATGAATTAAATCCTAAAGACTTACCTACTATGGAATCGCTAAAAAATGGTTACTACCGTTTACAAATTTTAGATAAATACGAAACAATGAAAAAGAAATTAGAAGAAGCCAAAAAATAAATTAAGAAAAAGGGGATATAAATCCCCTTTTTTTGTAACTTTGCTTAAAAATGAAACAAATTTATATTTACATATTATTAACTTTAATTTCGTTTTCTGTAAATAGCCAAAATATAACAGAAAATGATTTGCTAAATGTCCTTAAATCGGGCGATGCAATAAAAGCAAAATCTTTATCCGATAAAGCAATAGAACAAACTAACGCTTCAAATGATGCATTCATATGGTTTTATCGAGGACAAATTTATTTAGCATTATTTGCGTCATCTGACAAACAAATTCAAAATTTAGCCCCTGATGCGTTAGAAATTGCATATAATGCTTTTATCAAAACCTTAGAACTCGATAAAAATAAAAAATATAATAAAGAAGCTTTAGAAGCCCTGCAAAGTATTGCCACTCAATTTAACTACGAAGGTGCCCATTTATTTAATCAACAACAATACGAAAAAGCCCTTCATTATTTTGAAAATGCCATTTCTATAAGCAAAATGCCAGCAATCAATAAAATTGATACAATTATCTATTACAATGCTGCATTAGCCGCCGAAAAATGTAATAAAATTAATATAGCCATTGACCTATACGAAAAATTAAAACAATTTAAATTTGGAGGTGCTAATATTTATTTAGAACTTGGAAAAATATATTGTGAAAATAAACTAGAAACTAAAGGTATCGAAACCTTTAAACAAGGCATAAGTCTTTTTCCTGACGAAAAAATAAAATTTTTAAATGAGCTAATCAATTTTTATTTAAAAACGAACAACCTTAATGAGGCCTACACATATACCGAAGAAGCATTAAAAATTGATAAAAACAATGCTAGTCTTTATTTTATAAAAGGAAGCTTGCTTGAACAAACAAATAATGAGCAAGAAGCAGAAAAAATGTACTTAAAAGCCTTGGAAATAAATCCAATTTATCAAGATGCATTATATAACTTAGGTGCCATGTATTACAATAGAGCAACAACGATCATAAAAAAAGCAATGAATAAAACTGAACAAAATCAAGCAATAGAAATTTATACAAAAGCTCAAAGTTATTTAGAAACATATAATAATAATTTTCAACGCGAAGAAATCATTTTAAAAATGCTAAAAACCATCTACACTTTAACTAATCAAACCGATAAATTAAACCAAGTAAACGAATGGCTTAAATCTTTTTAATATGATAAAATATTTTGCAACAATAATAAGTATTATGCTATTTTTTAATAGCATATTTGCTCAAAATAAAACAAACACAAGCAGAGGAGAAAATTTTATTCAACAAATAGAAGGTAAACTCGATAAAGCTAAAGCTCAAGTTGACAAACTATGCGCCGATGCAACAGGTAGCCAAAACGCCGAAAATTGGTATTTAAAAGCATATGTTTATAATGAATTAGCTAAAAGTCAGGTTTTTAAAAAATTAGCTCCCAATGCTGAATTTGAAGCTTTAGAAGCAGTAAAAAAATCGAAAGAGTTGGATAATAAGAAAAAATTTGAATCGGATAGAATTAACTTGTTATTCGACCTTAGTACACTTTTTTATAATAAAGCAATTACACTCTACAACGATGGTGTAGAAAACAAAAAAGATGCTAATTTTTCTGACGCACTTTTAAATTTCGAAAAATTTTTAGAATGCATTGATGTCTTAGGAAGCGATCAGGTAATTGTAACCAATTTACTCGACTACAATAAAGTTTCATTAAATAATATACATATGTATATGGGATATTCTGCTCAAAAGTGCAATCAATATGATAAAGCCAAAAAATATTTCGATAAAATTGTTTTATTAAACGTACCGCCAGCACAAGCTCGTCAAGTTGGAAACCCTTTAGCCTATATTTATTACATGGAATTGCTATTAA
The Bacteroidales bacterium genome window above contains:
- the gyrA gene encoding DNA gyrase subunit A, with the protein product METFEGENIIKVNIEQQMQESYIDYSMSVIVSRALPDVRDGLKPVHRRVLFGMYELGNTSNKPYKKSARIVGEVLGKFHPHGDSSVYEAMVRMAQDWSLRYPLIDGQGNFGSIDGDPPAAMRYTEARLNRLAEEMLADLDKDTVDFRNNFDDTLQEPTVLPGKLPFLLINGASGIAVGMATNMAPHNLTEVVNAIVAYIDNKNISIDEITKYISAPDFPTGGIIYGYQGVKDALTTGKGRIVVRAKASIEVEDNHEVIIIHEIPYQVNKAELIKKIAELVIDKKIEGISNIADESDRNGMRIVIDVKRDANANVVLNSLYKYTALQSSFNVNNICLVNGRPRLLNILELIKYFVDHRHQIVIRRTQFELRQAEQRAHILEGLLIALDHIDEVITLIRSSKTVDIAKEGLMENFGLSEEQAKAILAMRLQTLTGLEREKLQNEYNELIELIKRLKEILSDENLRMQIIKDELISLKEKYGDERRTTIEYNADEFDPEDFYANDEMVITISHLGYIKRTLLSEYKVQNRGGVGSKATDIRDEDYIEHVYVARMHNTLLLFTERGRCYWLKVYEIPEGSKSSRGRAIQNILNIEQGDKIKAYVHVEHIDNEEYLKSHYIVLCTKKGIIKKTTLEAYSRPRSSGIIAINIHEGDELLEAKLTNGNHHILLANRGGRAVRFHESKVRPMGRNAAGVKGITLVDPVHGGVVGMVCVENDGEDILVVSENGYGKRSKITEYPITNRGGKGVKTMNITEKTGKLFSVKGVIDTDHLMIITKNGTAIRLAVKNLRLLGRTTQGVRLINLREGDEIASITYIENNGEEETMDNTENGKVIDDYTELETIIDDEEDLNEVNDDNEQDNEENNEN
- a CDS encoding tetratricopeptide repeat protein — protein: MKKLIVLVSVLTLSAGYIIAQSCSSCRVSSYNYYKYGELDKAKEMSDFCITCDKNSKDPRVWYYRGLIYEGIHLKKEFNNLDKEAVDKSFEAYKKALLFNFLDPSLQTLDIENKQEDLLNFFKALMDQKTKYTDQEITMDIIMNQYPTLANIFVNKGIDAYQNTKDYEKALKYFKNSLFVSGMSGKIDTPVIYYAGLAAHKAKKFDEAKEMFETCIKLSYGADKKEKANNYYYLADVYRLKGDTAKFIETLKKGIEKYPNDNTVLVVELINHYLSTKQVTEAKNYLEIAIKNDPNNPTYHFALGTIYDSNDKNYDKAIECYTKAIQIKPDNFDYQYNLGALYFNQAADFYNQANNEPDNKKYQALKAKGDEKMKLALPYLEKAHELNPKDLPTMESLKNGYYRLQILDKYETMKKKLEEAKK